A stretch of the Malus sylvestris chromosome 10, drMalSylv7.2, whole genome shotgun sequence genome encodes the following:
- the LOC126584235 gene encoding probable WRKY transcription factor 19 — translation MKAALDGYKRIPNQDIQEILKISYNALEDSVKEVFLHIACFFKGKNQNNVIPILEGCDLNPKYSIEVLTDKAMINIKGNNIWMHDLLEEMGKEIISQELPTELGERSRLWFHEDVYCVLTEKTGTNKIKGIMVNLVEPDDEICLSAKSFSEMKNLQLLFIRNARFSGDHVAYLSNELRLLDWPECPLQALPSTFNPRKLVELNMPRSRLLQLGEGLKSCMFLTKTPNFSGIPNLEILNLEGCTSLVEVDHSVGFLQKLSRLNLKGCRNLTLFPRSISLKCLESIYLSDCGKLEHFPEIAGKMGSLTWMDVSRTAIKELPSSIGYLTGLQTLLLLGCENLTTLPFSIYELQHLKVVYLHGCPNLVTFPSKATFE, via the exons ATGAAAGCTGCACTAGATGGTTACAAAAGAATTCCTAACCAAGACATTCAAGAAATTCTCAAAATAAGTTACAATGCACTAGAAGATTCGGTGAAAGAGGTTTTCCTTCACATTGCATGTTTCTTTAAAGGGAAAAATCAGAATAATGTCATACCCATACTTGAGGGTTGTGACCTAAACCCGAAGTACAGCATTGAAGTACTCACAGACAAGGCTATGATAAATATTAAAGGAAATAATATTTGGATGCATGACTTGTTAGAAGAGATGGGTAAAGAAATCATTAGTCAAGAGTTGCCAACTGAGCTTGGTGAACGTAGCAGATTATGGTTTCACGAGGATGTTTACTGCGTTTTAACAGAAAAAACG GGAACAAACAAAATCAAAGGGATCATGGTAAATTTGGTTGAACCAGATGATGAGATATGCTTGAGTGCTAAAAGCTTTTCAGAGATGAAAAATCTCCAACTTCTTTTCATACGTAATGCACGCTTTTCTGGAGACCATGTTGCTTATCTCTCTAATGAGTTGAGGTTACTTGATTGGCCTGAATGTCCGTTACAAGCTTTGCCATCCACCTTCAATCCAAGAAAACTTGTTGAACTCAATATGCCTCGTAGTCGCTTGTTGCAACTTGGAGAGGGGTTGAAG AGCTGCATGTTCCTAACAAAAACCCCAAACTTCTCTGGGATTCCGAACTTAGAAATCTTGAATCTTGAAGGCTGTACAAGTTTGGttgaggttgatcattcggttGGATTCCTTCAAAAGCTCAGTCGCTTGAATCTTAAAGGATGTCGTAACCTTACATTATTTCCAAGAAGTATTAGCTTGAAATGTCTCGAGTCTATCTACCTTAGTGATTGTGGAAAGCTTGAGCATTTCCCTGAAATTGCTGGAAAGATGGGATCTTTAACATGGATGGATGTATCTCGCACTGCCATCAAAGAATTGCCTTCATCAATTGGATATCTCACTGGTCTTCAAACTTTACTTTTACTCGGATGTGAAAACCTTACTACTCTGCCATTCAGTATTTATGAGTTGCAGCATCTAAAGGTTGTTTATCTTCATGGATGCCCAAATCTAGTCACATTTCCAAGTAAGGCGACATTTGAATAA